In Pseudomonas campi, the sequence CGCCGGGTTGGACAGTGGTGACCAGCTTTGGTGCCGAGTAGGGCGGGTGAAACCCGCGTGGCGCGCACCGCGGGTTTCACCCGCCCTACGCCCGTACCCAGCGCTGCCGCGTCCAGCCGCTCAGCACATCGACGCCGAAAACCAGCACCAGCATGGCCAGGATCACCGTGCTGGCCTGGGCCTCCTGGAACAGGCTGAGGCTGACGTAGAGCATCTGCCCCAGGCCGCCGGCGCCGACGAAGCCGAGTACGCTGGCCATGCGGATATTGTTTTCCCAACGGTACAGGCAGTAGGCCAACAGCTGTGGCCACAGGTTGGGCAGGGTGCCGTAGCAGAACGCCGCGACCTGGCTGCCGCCCTGCAAACGAATTGCCTCGGCCGGTGCGGTCGGGGTGTTTTCCAGCGCCTCGGCGAACAGGCGGCCGAGTACGCCTGCGGTATGCAGGGCCAGGGCCAGGGTGCCGGCATTTGGACCTAGGCCTGCGGCCAGCACCATCAGCGCGGCCCAGACCAACTCGGGAATAGCGCGCAGGGCATTCAGTAGCAAACGCGCGGCGCTCTGCAGCGACCAGCCGAAGCGCCCGGCGGCGGGCAAGGCCAGCAACAGGCCGAACACCGCCGCGAGCAGGGTGCCGAGGGCCGACATGGCCAGGGTTTCCATTGCGCCACGGCCGATGGCGGCGAGGTGCGCGGTGCTCAGGTCCGGGCTGAGAAAACGCCGCACATAGCCGGCCATCTGGCCCAGGCTGTCGCCCTGGATCAGCACGCCCAGGTCGATGCCCAGATAGGCAAACGAGGCGATCACCGCCGCGCCGATGCCGAGCAGCAGCAACAGGTTGATCAGCCGGTTCATGCCAGCCTCCCGCGCAGCACGCGGCTGAGCTGGTCGGCCAGCAGCACCAGCAGCAGGAAGGTCAGCAGCATGCTGGCCACTTCACCGCCGGCGAACATGCGCATCGACAGGTCGATCTGCTGGCCCAGGCCGCCGGCGCCGACGAAGCCCATCACCACCGAGGCGCGGATCGCGCATTCCCAGCGGTACACCGTGTAGGAGGTCAGCTCCGCCGCGGCATTCGGCAGGATGCCGTAGACGAAGGCCGCCAGCCGGCCGCTGCCGGCTTGGAGCAGGGCGTGGGCCGGACGCTGGTCGACCGACTCGAAGATTTCCGCATAGACCTTGCCGAGCATGCCGCTGTAGGTGATGGCAATGGCCAGCACCCCGGCGGTGGGGCCGAGGCCGACGGCACGGACGAACAGCAGGGCCCAGACGATTTCCGGCACGCTGCGCAGGAAGATCAGCAGGCCGCGCACCGGCCAGCGCAGCAACTGCGCCAAGGGTTTGGGGCGCCCGCCGCGGGCGGCGGCGGACAGCGACAGCGCGCGGCTGGCCAGCAGGCTGGCCGGAATCGCCAGGAGCAGGGCCAGGGCCATGCCGGCAGTGGCGATGGCCAGGGTCTGCAGGGTGGCGTCGAGCAACAGCTGGAGGAAGTCCGGGGCATGCGCCGGCGGCCAGAAGGCGGCGACGAAACGGCCCATCTCGCTCTGGCTGTCGGCCTGCAGCAGCACGCCCAGATCCAGCTCGCTCATGCGCATACCCGGCCACAACAGGGCCAGCGCCAGCAGGGTCAGCAGCAGGCGTGGCAGGGCGGCCGGGTCGCGACTCAGCATTGCGCGGTTCCAGTGCGGTACAGGTTTTCTGGGGGAGCGGCCGGGCGGCATTCCGCTTTAGCCGCGAATGGTGCAGCGCAAAGGCATCGCGGCTGAAGCCGCTCCCACGCTGTCCGGTCCTGCTTTTGTAGGAGGGGCCTTGGCCGCGACCCGGGCAGCGCAAGAGCGTCGCGGCCAAGGCCCCTCCTACAGGCGACTGCAAAAGTAGTGGTATTCAGCATCGCGGGATCTGCAGGCTCAGGGTCACGCTGGGCGCGGGC encodes:
- the phnE gene encoding phosphonate ABC transporter, permease protein PhnE, with the protein product MNRLINLLLLLGIGAAVIASFAYLGIDLGVLIQGDSLGQMAGYVRRFLSPDLSTAHLAAIGRGAMETLAMSALGTLLAAVFGLLLALPAAGRFGWSLQSAARLLLNALRAIPELVWAALMVLAAGLGPNAGTLALALHTAGVLGRLFAEALENTPTAPAEAIRLQGGSQVAAFCYGTLPNLWPQLLAYCLYRWENNIRMASVLGFVGAGGLGQMLYVSLSLFQEAQASTVILAMLVLVFGVDVLSGWTRQRWVRA
- a CDS encoding PhnE/PtxC family ABC transporter permease is translated as MPPGRSPRKPVPHWNRAMLSRDPAALPRLLLTLLALALLWPGMRMSELDLGVLLQADSQSEMGRFVAAFWPPAHAPDFLQLLLDATLQTLAIATAGMALALLLAIPASLLASRALSLSAAARGGRPKPLAQLLRWPVRGLLIFLRSVPEIVWALLFVRAVGLGPTAGVLAIAITYSGMLGKVYAEIFESVDQRPAHALLQAGSGRLAAFVYGILPNAAAELTSYTVYRWECAIRASVVMGFVGAGGLGQQIDLSMRMFAGGEVASMLLTFLLLVLLADQLSRVLRGRLA